Proteins found in one Nostoc sp. NIES-3756 genomic segment:
- a CDS encoding prevent-host-death protein produces the protein MINAVAEEPQLIYDQNQLVAVVVEAEVFQEFLVWYKQQKKPSVADAIKELRQIIEEENYTLEISPRQDRSNPFADCINDKCK, from the coding sequence TTGATTAATGCTGTAGCCGAAGAACCGCAACTGATATATGACCAAAATCAACTGGTAGCTGTTGTAGTTGAGGCTGAAGTTTTTCAAGAATTTTTAGTTTGGTACAAGCAACAAAAAAAGCCATCTGTAGCTGATGCTATTAAAGAATTGCGTCAAATTATAGAGGAGGAAAACTATACTTTAGAAATATCTCCACGCCAAGACCGTTCTAACCCTTTTGCTGATTGCATAAATGACAAGTGTAAATAA
- the dapB gene encoding 4-hydroxy-tetrahydrodipicolinate reductase: MTNQAPIPVIVNGAAGKMGREVVKAVAQAPDLNLLGAIDRSPEYQGQDAGELAGLSEPLEVPITDQLEPMLGYVAGERKGPPGVIVDFTHPDSVYDNVRSAIAYGIRPVVGTTGLSPAQIQDLADFADKASTGCLIIPNFSIGMVLLQQAAVTASQYFDHVEIIELHHNQKADAPSGTAIQTAQLLGELGKTFNPAIVEETEKIAGARGSLAGEGIRIHSVRLPGLIAHQEVIFGAPGQIYTLRHDTSDRACYMPGVLLAIRKVLQLKSLVYGLEKIL, from the coding sequence ATGACTAATCAAGCTCCTATTCCAGTTATTGTCAATGGTGCGGCTGGTAAAATGGGTCGTGAAGTGGTGAAAGCAGTAGCCCAAGCACCGGACTTAAATTTATTGGGTGCAATTGACCGTAGTCCAGAATATCAAGGTCAAGATGCTGGAGAATTGGCGGGTTTAAGTGAACCGTTAGAAGTACCGATCACAGACCAACTAGAACCAATGCTGGGTTATGTGGCTGGTGAAAGAAAGGGGCCGCCAGGGGTGATAGTAGACTTTACCCATCCTGATTCAGTTTATGATAACGTCCGTAGTGCGATCGCCTACGGTATTCGTCCAGTTGTCGGCACTACCGGGTTAAGTCCAGCACAAATCCAAGATTTGGCTGATTTTGCTGATAAAGCTAGCACTGGTTGTCTCATCATTCCTAACTTCTCTATTGGAATGGTGTTACTCCAACAAGCCGCCGTTACTGCATCCCAATATTTTGACCATGTAGAAATTATCGAACTACACCACAACCAAAAAGCTGATGCGCCTAGTGGAACTGCAATTCAAACAGCACAGTTATTAGGCGAACTTGGTAAAACTTTTAACCCTGCTATTGTGGAAGAAACGGAAAAAATAGCTGGAGCAAGAGGTAGTTTAGCTGGGGAAGGCATTAGAATACATAGTGTTCGCTTACCCGGATTAATCGCCCATCAAGAAGTAATTTTTGGTGCGCCAGGACAAATTTATACATTACGCCATGATACAAGCGATCGCGCTTGCTACATGCCAGGAGTCCTGCTTGCGATTCGCAAAGTCTTACAGTTAAAGTCGTTAGTATATGGTTTAGAAAAGATCCTATAA
- a CDS encoding precorrin-8X methylmutase, with protein sequence MEWHVTDAQSLAIIDSEIGDHVLSPAEYEIVRRVIYATADFEYKSLIRFSERALQAGAAALAARTTIVVDVPMMQTGIAYNIQNTFANPVYCSTEALTRPQTDKTSAAWGIETLAKRYPEAIFIVGQAQTALTTLVDLIEAEEINPALIIATPAIFLDEEDYKRRLQDSLVPNITIDDRKGNAVVAAAIADGLIDLAWQAYGKNGQNNS encoded by the coding sequence ATGGAATGGCATGTAACTGATGCTCAAAGTTTAGCAATCATCGATAGCGAAATTGGCGATCATGTATTGTCACCGGCAGAATATGAGATTGTCCGCCGGGTAATTTATGCTACGGCTGACTTTGAGTATAAGTCTTTAATCCGGTTTTCTGAGCGTGCTTTGCAAGCCGGGGCAGCAGCATTGGCGGCACGGACTACAATTGTTGTGGATGTGCCGATGATGCAAACAGGTATCGCCTACAATATTCAAAATACGTTTGCTAATCCGGTGTATTGCAGCACGGAAGCTTTAACCCGTCCGCAAACAGATAAAACTAGCGCCGCTTGGGGAATTGAAACTTTAGCTAAACGCTACCCAGAGGCAATTTTTATAGTAGGTCAAGCACAAACTGCATTGACTACATTGGTTGATTTAATTGAAGCAGAAGAGATTAATCCAGCTTTGATTATTGCTACCCCTGCAATATTTCTAGATGAGGAAGACTATAAAAGGCGGTTGCAAGATTCGCTTGTACCCAACATCACAATTGACGATCGCAAAGGGAATGCAGTTGTAGCAGCTGCGATCGCCGATGGATTGATAGACTTAGCGTGGCAAGCTTATGGGAAGAATGGTCAAAATAATTCGTAA
- a CDS encoding alpha-amylase family glycosyl hydrolase, whose protein sequence is MVQTPPSLFSEEQYKVDNANAEVQALIETPSTDTEIDLEFLYTRDIEFRQETIYFLVVDRFHDGDPENSEGYNPELYDPSGEDWGKYWGGDLQGVIEKLDYLKDMGVTAIWLTPLFEQVEELFVGNAAMHGYWTKDFKRLNPRYIGKDEDPSLNNTQETRNTTFDRLIEELHKRKMKLILDIVCNHSSPDTSGSKGELYDDGVKIADFNDDVNHWYHHYGEVQDWEDDWQVQNCELSGLATFNENNSEYREYIKSAIKQWLDRGVDALRVDTVKHMPIWFWQEFTGDMYNHKPDVFIFGEWIYGHPSDDRSVEFANNSGMTMLDFALCVAIRGALAQGAEGGFHLIQEIFDQDNRYSGATELITFIDNHDMPRFQSLNPDPAMLKVAIALIMTSRGIPCIYYGTEQYLHNDTNGGNDPYNRPMMENWDKDSEVYRYIRLLSGVRRLNPAVSMGSQWQKYLTPDVYCYVRRYRSSVCFVALNRGGDVTIPEVHTDLPDGEHTCVLTRNKFEVVDGKIYNLQLPERGVVIISHVGERVKAQTIVRAQLNGVHTQPGETIVVVGNCPELGNWDISKAYPLEYINSNTWFGEIPFNESAGKLISYKYALWREGQSPLRENVMNRRWVVAKEGTVKWRDTWATGRES, encoded by the coding sequence ATGGTACAAACACCGCCATCACTATTTTCCGAAGAACAATACAAAGTTGACAATGCCAATGCAGAGGTACAAGCGTTAATAGAAACGCCCTCAACTGACACAGAAATAGACTTAGAATTTCTCTATACCAGAGACATAGAATTTCGCCAAGAAACGATTTACTTTCTTGTCGTAGACCGCTTTCATGATGGCGATCCAGAAAATAGCGAAGGCTATAATCCCGAACTATATGACCCCAGTGGGGAAGATTGGGGTAAGTATTGGGGTGGAGACTTACAAGGAGTTATCGAGAAATTAGACTATTTAAAAGATATGGGAGTTACCGCAATTTGGTTAACTCCTTTGTTTGAACAAGTTGAGGAATTATTTGTTGGTAATGCCGCCATGCACGGCTACTGGACAAAGGATTTTAAACGCCTAAATCCTCGCTATATCGGTAAGGATGAAGACCCTTCTTTAAACAACACTCAAGAAACCAGAAATACAACATTTGACCGCTTAATTGAAGAACTACACAAGCGGAAAATGAAACTAATTCTGGATATTGTTTGTAACCATAGCAGTCCTGACACCAGTGGTAGCAAAGGTGAATTATATGATGATGGGGTAAAAATTGCCGACTTCAATGATGATGTAAATCATTGGTATCACCATTATGGTGAAGTGCAAGACTGGGAAGATGATTGGCAAGTGCAGAACTGTGAACTTTCCGGCTTGGCAACTTTCAACGAAAATAATAGCGAATATCGAGAATATATCAAGTCTGCAATTAAGCAATGGCTAGATCGGGGTGTGGATGCACTGCGGGTAGATACAGTTAAACATATGCCGATTTGGTTCTGGCAAGAGTTTACTGGAGATATGTATAATCACAAACCAGATGTGTTTATATTTGGTGAATGGATTTACGGTCATCCTAGTGACGATCGCTCTGTAGAATTTGCCAACAATTCCGGTATGACTATGCTGGATTTTGCTCTGTGCGTGGCAATTCGTGGCGCGCTTGCCCAAGGTGCAGAAGGAGGATTCCATCTCATCCAAGAGATATTCGATCAAGACAATCGCTACAGTGGGGCTACGGAGTTAATCACCTTCATCGATAACCATGATATGCCCCGCTTCCAATCGCTTAACCCTGATCCAGCGATGTTGAAGGTAGCGATCGCCCTCATTATGACATCACGCGGTATCCCCTGCATCTATTACGGCACAGAACAATATCTGCACAACGATACCAACGGTGGTAATGACCCCTATAACCGTCCCATGATGGAAAATTGGGATAAAGATAGTGAGGTTTACCGCTATATCAGATTACTATCTGGTGTCCGACGCTTAAACCCGGCTGTCTCTATGGGTAGCCAGTGGCAAAAATACCTCACACCTGATGTTTACTGCTACGTCCGGCGTTATCGTTCCTCTGTGTGTTTTGTCGCCCTTAACCGTGGTGGAGATGTCACCATCCCAGAAGTACACACAGACTTACCAGACGGTGAACATACTTGTGTATTGACTCGCAATAAGTTCGAGGTAGTAGACGGTAAGATTTACAACTTACAACTTCCAGAACGAGGCGTAGTTATTATCAGCCATGTAGGCGAACGAGTGAAAGCGCAAACCATCGTCCGCGCCCAACTTAATGGTGTGCATACTCAACCAGGTGAAACCATCGTTGTTGTTGGTAACTGCCCAGAGTTAGGTAACTGGGATATCAGTAAAGCCTATCCCTTAGAGTACATCAATTCTAATACTTGGTTTGGCGAGATTCCTTTCAATGAAAGCGCAGGCAAACTGATTAGTTATAAGTATGCCCTATGGCGTGAAGGGCAATCTCCCCTGCGAGAAAATGTTATGAATCGTCGGTGGGTAGTGGCGAAAGAAGGCACAGTTAAATGGCGCGATACCTGGGCAACGGGGAGAGAATCTTAA
- a CDS encoding phosphate ABC transporter permease, whose product MLVPLTRQKLEQLIPLIATGPQYKHYWGKFSNFLQRLLISIVTIVAILLIRGVFGLDFGLIVFLFGVFGAFFWLWYPVLQASLRNAKSRRYKYGGFFRGRILDWWITDKLMGKQETVNSKGELVIVENREKRINIEVGDDTGFSIELEAPLKPFHKAIARGQIAEMIVLSNSADLSRIEEFSDVYIPSRDIWVSDYPVLRRDFFNEVSDRLREDRQDRPRRRRRSRE is encoded by the coding sequence ATGTTAGTACCACTGACTCGCCAGAAACTTGAACAACTAATTCCGCTAATTGCTACTGGCCCTCAGTATAAACACTACTGGGGAAAGTTTTCTAATTTTTTGCAGCGCCTGTTAATTTCTATAGTCACAATAGTTGCAATTTTGCTGATTAGAGGGGTTTTTGGTTTAGATTTTGGACTTATCGTCTTTTTGTTCGGAGTATTTGGTGCATTTTTTTGGTTGTGGTATCCCGTACTTCAAGCTAGTCTCCGAAATGCAAAAAGCCGCCGTTACAAATACGGTGGCTTTTTCCGTGGTCGCATCCTCGATTGGTGGATTACAGATAAATTGATGGGTAAACAAGAAACCGTTAATAGCAAAGGAGAATTGGTAATTGTTGAAAACAGAGAAAAACGTATCAACATTGAGGTAGGCGATGATACAGGATTTAGTATTGAGTTAGAAGCACCACTAAAACCTTTTCATAAAGCTATAGCCCGTGGTCAAATAGCGGAAATGATTGTACTTTCAAATAGCGCTGATTTGAGCAGAATCGAAGAATTTAGTGATGTTTATATTCCCAGCCGCGACATCTGGGTAAGTGACTACCCTGTTCTGCGACGAGATTTCTTTAACGAAGTCAGCGATCGCCTACGCGAAGACAGACAAGACAGACCACGCCGTCGTAGGAGAAGTAGGGAGTAG
- a CDS encoding Hsp70 family protein, translating to MAIAIDFGTSNTVIARWNPVTQQSETLTLPGLSIQQSLNPPLIPSLVYVEDANQGKILAGQQVRDRGLDLKGEARFFRSFKRGIGADIQGFLPELDGQIVTFEQVGQWFLTEVIQQLAPQEGGLDSLVLTVPVDSFEAYRYWLGKVCQALPVEQVRILDEPTAAALGYGLADQEILLVVDFGGGTLDLSLVQLNKPAQANTKPVGFLLKWGNKSLAEDSKQKNKTARVLAKAGQNLGGTDIDNWLVDYFAKNKGLAVSPITTRLAERVKIQLSTQTQAIEVYFDDENFETYELELNRDTLENILKEHAFFEQLDDAMANLLQQARRQGIEQTDINAVLLVGGTVQLPAVQTWIKQYFEPEKIRCEKPFEAIAQGALQLSQGIEIKDFLYHSYGVRYWDRRNQRHSWHPIIRAGQGYPMSQPVELVLGASLENQPSIELILGELGAETGGTEVYFDGDRLITRRLDNNVTSVKPLNDKEGARTIAQLTPPGFPGSDRIKISFQVDEQRFLRITVEDLLTNDILLENKLVAQLS from the coding sequence ATGGCGATCGCAATTGATTTTGGTACAAGTAACACCGTAATTGCCCGTTGGAACCCCGTCACCCAACAAAGCGAAACCCTCACCTTACCCGGCTTATCCATCCAACAAAGCCTTAATCCCCCCCTCATTCCCAGCTTGGTGTATGTAGAAGATGCCAACCAAGGTAAAATCTTAGCAGGGCAGCAAGTACGCGATCGCGGTCTTGACCTCAAAGGTGAGGCGCGATTTTTTCGCAGCTTCAAACGGGGTATCGGCGCTGATATCCAAGGCTTTTTACCAGAATTAGACGGGCAAATTGTCACCTTTGAACAAGTAGGACAATGGTTTCTCACCGAGGTCATTCAACAACTAGCGCCCCAAGAAGGCGGCTTAGACTCCTTAGTATTAACTGTACCTGTTGATAGCTTTGAAGCTTACCGTTACTGGTTAGGTAAAGTTTGCCAAGCTTTACCTGTGGAACAAGTGCGAATCTTAGACGAACCCACAGCCGCCGCCTTGGGCTATGGTTTAGCAGACCAAGAAATATTGTTAGTAGTTGACTTTGGTGGCGGGACATTAGATTTATCCCTTGTGCAACTAAACAAGCCTGCCCAAGCTAACACTAAGCCTGTAGGTTTTTTGTTGAAATGGGGTAATAAATCCCTAGCGGAAGATTCCAAACAAAAAAACAAAACTGCCCGTGTCTTGGCGAAAGCTGGGCAGAATTTAGGCGGTACAGATATCGATAATTGGTTAGTAGATTACTTTGCCAAAAATAAAGGATTAGCAGTTAGTCCAATTACAACAAGACTAGCAGAAAGAGTAAAGATTCAACTATCAACTCAAACCCAAGCTATTGAAGTTTATTTTGATGATGAAAACTTTGAGACTTATGAATTGGAATTAAACCGCGATACTTTAGAAAATATCCTCAAAGAACACGCATTTTTTGAACAACTTGATGATGCAATGGCTAATCTATTGCAACAAGCACGCCGTCAAGGAATTGAACAAACAGATATTAATGCAGTTTTATTAGTTGGGGGAACAGTACAGCTACCCGCCGTGCAGACATGGATAAAGCAATATTTTGAGCCTGAAAAAATCCGTTGTGAAAAACCATTTGAAGCGATCGCCCAAGGTGCATTGCAACTATCCCAAGGCATAGAAATCAAAGACTTTCTCTATCATAGCTACGGAGTACGTTATTGGGATCGTCGTAACCAACGCCACAGTTGGCATCCTATTATCAGAGCCGGACAAGGCTACCCTATGAGCCAACCTGTAGAATTAGTCTTAGGCGCTTCTTTAGAGAATCAGCCTAGTATTGAGTTAATCTTAGGCGAATTAGGCGCAGAAACAGGCGGTACAGAAGTTTACTTTGATGGCGATCGCTTAATTACCCGCCGTCTAGATAATAATGTTACTAGCGTCAAACCTCTCAACGATAAAGAAGGCGCAAGAACCATTGCCCAACTTACACCACCTGGATTTCCGGGGAGCGATCGGATTAAAATCTCATTTCAAGTTGATGAACAACGCTTTTTAAGAATCACTGTTGAGGATTTATTAACTAATGATATCCTCTTAGAAAATAAATTGGTGGCACAATTAAGTTAA
- a CDS encoding TPM domain-containing protein, which yields MQSRFWRRILVSITVFFLAGSLWGLNSPSALAYDNPELLPKFFTPVVDLAKTLPDPQEDKLVKEIEQFEADTGWKLRVLTQYDRTPGRAVINYWGLDDKSILLVADSRGGNILSFSVGDAVYELLPRTFWIELQTRFGNLYFVREQGEDQAILQALDSVKGCLLKGGCTVVPGLPREQWILTLITSIIGGIICGFAAQPRTEGQVVAWQWALIFSPLWGILFIAFGIGPVVTRTSDWLPLVRNVSGFLIGALVAYLSPIFSRPSSSTNS from the coding sequence ATGCAGTCTCGTTTTTGGCGAAGGATTTTAGTATCTATTACAGTATTTTTCTTAGCTGGGTCACTTTGGGGGCTAAATTCTCCATCGGCGCTGGCTTACGATAATCCTGAGTTGTTACCTAAGTTTTTTACTCCAGTTGTAGACTTAGCTAAGACCTTACCTGACCCACAGGAAGATAAGTTAGTTAAGGAAATAGAGCAATTTGAGGCAGATACTGGCTGGAAACTGCGGGTATTAACTCAGTATGACCGTACCCCAGGTAGAGCTGTGATTAATTACTGGGGATTAGATGACAAAAGCATTCTCTTGGTTGCTGACTCTCGTGGTGGAAACATCCTCAGTTTCAGTGTTGGTGATGCAGTTTATGAACTCTTACCCCGGACTTTTTGGATAGAATTACAAACCCGCTTTGGGAATTTGTATTTTGTCCGAGAACAAGGCGAAGACCAAGCGATTTTACAAGCCTTAGATTCAGTTAAAGGCTGCTTACTCAAGGGTGGTTGCACCGTTGTACCTGGTTTACCCAGAGAACAGTGGATTTTAACCTTAATTACATCAATTATTGGTGGGATTATTTGTGGTTTTGCAGCACAACCACGCACAGAAGGACAGGTTGTCGCTTGGCAATGGGCTTTAATTTTCTCACCTTTGTGGGGAATATTGTTTATTGCCTTCGGTATCGGGCCTGTAGTGACACGTACTAGTGATTGGCTGCCTCTAGTCCGCAACGTCTCCGGTTTCTTAATTGGCGCGTTGGTGGCTTATTTATCGCCTATTTTTAGTCGTCCATCATCTAGTACTAATTCTTAG
- the uvsE gene encoding UV DNA damage repair endonuclease UvsE, with protein sequence MAATQLNNLPPTVQLAKNTQPELGLVCITFDKQVRFRTMTRTRYLQLSFSERESGLRGIYLHNLQRLHDALTFCQNNNIRLYRIPSGVFPLSDMEDQIGAKILEEIIADLGQIGIRAQYLNIRMVLHPDQFVVLSSDSAEVVKNSIKILEDHAHIFDLLGLPRSPWSLMNIHGGKSQRSEQLIKVIANLPENIKNRLTLENDEYAYSAEEIFTVCQQAQIPLVFDAHHHICHENLDSYDHPSVTAMFNAARETWANPQWQLVHISNGEQAFKDRKHSNLITDMPSIYRQAPWIEVEAKQKEAAIAHLRSWWLMGQ encoded by the coding sequence ATGGCTGCAACCCAGTTAAATAACCTGCCTCCAACAGTGCAGTTAGCAAAAAACACTCAACCAGAGTTAGGGCTGGTTTGCATTACATTTGATAAACAAGTGCGCTTTCGCACAATGACTCGCACACGTTATTTACAACTCTCTTTCAGTGAACGTGAAAGCGGCTTGAGAGGAATATATCTGCATAACTTACAGCGCCTACATGATGCCTTAACATTTTGTCAAAACAATAATATCCGTCTATATCGCATCCCCTCAGGTGTATTTCCCCTCAGCGATATGGAAGACCAAATTGGGGCAAAGATATTAGAAGAAATCATCGCTGATTTGGGTCAAATTGGTATACGCGCCCAGTATCTCAATATCAGAATGGTACTGCATCCAGACCAATTTGTAGTCCTCAGTTCCGACTCAGCCGAAGTCGTAAAAAATAGTATTAAAATCCTCGAAGACCATGCCCATATCTTTGACTTACTAGGCTTACCTCGTTCCCCTTGGTCATTGATGAATATTCATGGCGGAAAATCGCAACGTAGCGAACAACTAATTAAAGTCATCGCCAATTTACCAGAAAACATCAAAAACCGCCTCACACTAGAAAACGACGAATACGCCTACAGTGCCGAAGAAATTTTCACAGTATGCCAACAAGCACAAATACCATTGGTATTCGATGCTCATCATCATATCTGCCACGAAAACTTAGATAGCTACGACCATCCCAGCGTTACCGCTATGTTTAACGCCGCCAGAGAAACTTGGGCAAACCCCCAATGGCAATTAGTCCACATTTCCAACGGCGAACAAGCCTTCAAAGATAGAAAACACAGCAACTTAATCACCGATATGCCCAGTATCTACCGCCAAGCACCTTGGATAGAAGTTGAGGCTAAACAAAAAGAAGCAGCGATCGCCCATTTGCGCTCATGGTGGCTTATGGGACAATAG